A portion of the Rhinolophus sinicus isolate RSC01 linkage group LG03, ASM3656204v1, whole genome shotgun sequence genome contains these proteins:
- the TPM1 gene encoding tropomyosin alpha-1 chain isoform X7, which produces MDAIKKKMQMLKLDKENALDRAEQAEADKKAAEDRSKQLEDELLALQKKLKGTEDELDKYSEALKDAQEKLELAEKKATDAEADVASLNRRIQLVEEELDRAQERLATALQKLEEAEKAADESERGMKVIESRAQKDEEKMEIQEIQLKEAKHIAEDADRKYEEVARKLVIIESDLERAEERAELSEGQVRQLEEQLRIMDQTLKALMAAEDKYSQKEDKYEEEIKVLSDKLKEAETRAEFAERSVTKLEKSIDDLEDELYAQKLKYKAISEELDHALNDMTSI; this is translated from the exons ATGGACGCCATCAAGAAAAAGATGCAGATGCTGAAGCTCGACAAGGAGAATGCCTTGGATCGAGCGGAGCAGGCGGAGGCCGATAAGAAAGCGGCGGAGGACAGGAGCAAACAG CTGGAAGATGAGCTGTTGGCGCTGCAAAAGAAACTCAAGGGCACTGAAGATGAACTGGACAAATACTCCGAGGCTCTCAAAGATGCCCAGGAGAAGCTGGAGCTGGCAGAGAAAAAGGCCACCGAC GCTGAAGCTGATGTAGCTTCTCTGAACAGACGCATCCAGCTGGTTGAGGAAGAGTTGGATCGTGCCCAAGAGCGTCTGGCAACAGCTTTGCAGAAACTGGAGGAGGCCGAGAAGGCAGCAGACGAGAGTGAGAG AGGCATGAAAGTCATTGAGAGTCGAGCCCAAAAGGATGAGGAGAAGATGGAAATTCAGGAGATCCAACTGAAAGAGGCCAAGCACATTGCTGAAGATGCTGACCGCAAGTATGAAGAG GTGGCCCGTAAACTGGTCATCATTGAGAGTGACCTGGAGCGTGCAGAGGAGCGGGCTGAGCTCTCAGAAGG CCAAGTTCGACAGCTGGAAGAACAATTAAGAATAATGGATCAGACCTTGAAAGCATTAATGGCTGCAGAGGATAAG TACTCTCAGAAGGAAGACAAATATGAGGAAGAGATCAAGGTCCTTTCTGACAAGCTGAAGGAG GCTGAGACTCGAGCTGAGTTTGCGGAGAGGTCAGTAACTAAATTGGAGAAAAGCATTGATGACTTAGAAG
- the TPM1 gene encoding tropomyosin alpha-1 chain isoform X11: MDAIKKKMQMLKLDKENALDRAEQAEADKKAAEDRSKQLEEDIAAKEKLLRVSEDERDRVLEELHKAEDSLLAANETAAKAEADVASLNRRIQLVEEELDRAQERLATALQKLEEAEKAADESERGMKVIESRAQKDEEKMEIQEIQLKEAKHIAEDADRKYEEVARKLVIIESDLERAEERAELSEGQVRQLEEQLRIMDQTLKALMAAEDKYSQKEDKYEEEIKVLSDKLKEAETRAEFAERSVTKLEKSIDDLEDELYAQKLKYKAISEELDHALNDMTSM; this comes from the exons ATGGACGCCATCAAGAAAAAGATGCAGATGCTGAAGCTCGACAAGGAGAATGCCTTGGATCGAGCGGAGCAGGCGGAGGCCGATAAGAAAGCGGCGGAGGACAGGAGCAAACAG ctagaGGAGGACATCGCGGCGAAGGAGAAGCTACTGCGGGTGTCGGAGGACGAGCGGGACCGGGTGCTGGAGGAGCTGCACAAGGCGGAGGACAGTCTCCTGGCCGCCAATGAGACCGCCGCCAAG GCTGAAGCTGATGTAGCTTCTCTGAACAGACGCATCCAGCTGGTTGAGGAAGAGTTGGATCGTGCCCAAGAGCGTCTGGCAACAGCTTTGCAGAAACTGGAGGAGGCCGAGAAGGCAGCAGACGAGAGTGAGAG AGGCATGAAAGTCATTGAGAGTCGAGCCCAAAAGGATGAGGAGAAGATGGAAATTCAGGAGATCCAACTGAAAGAGGCCAAGCACATTGCTGAAGATGCTGACCGCAAGTATGAAGAG GTGGCCCGTAAACTGGTCATCATTGAGAGTGACCTGGAGCGTGCAGAGGAGCGGGCTGAGCTCTCAGAAGG CCAAGTTCGACAGCTGGAAGAACAATTAAGAATAATGGATCAGACCTTGAAAGCATTAATGGCTGCAGAGGATAAG TACTCTCAGAAGGAAGACAAATATGAGGAAGAGATCAAGGTCCTTTCTGACAAGCTGAAGGAG GCTGAGACTCGAGCTGAGTTTGCGGAGAGGTCAGTAACTAAATTGGAGAAAAGCATTGATGACTTAGAAG
- the TPM1 gene encoding tropomyosin alpha-1 chain isoform X5, with protein sequence MDAIKKKMQMLKLDKENALDRAEQAEADKKAAEDRSKQLEEDIAAKEKLLRVSEDERDRVLEELHKAEDSLLAANETAAKAEADVASLNRRIQLVEEELDRAQERLATALQKLEEAEKAADESERGMKVIESRAQKDEEKMEIQEIQLKEAKHIAEDADRKYEEVARKLVIIESDLERAEERAELSEGKCAELEEELKTVTNNLKSLEAQAEKYSQKEDKYEEEIKVLSDKLKEAETRAEFAERSVTKLEKSIDDLEDELYAQKLKYKAISEELDHALNDMTSI encoded by the exons ATGGACGCCATCAAGAAAAAGATGCAGATGCTGAAGCTCGACAAGGAGAATGCCTTGGATCGAGCGGAGCAGGCGGAGGCCGATAAGAAAGCGGCGGAGGACAGGAGCAAACAG ctagaGGAGGACATCGCGGCGAAGGAGAAGCTACTGCGGGTGTCGGAGGACGAGCGGGACCGGGTGCTGGAGGAGCTGCACAAGGCGGAGGACAGTCTCCTGGCCGCCAATGAGACCGCCGCCAAG GCTGAAGCTGATGTAGCTTCTCTGAACAGACGCATCCAGCTGGTTGAGGAAGAGTTGGATCGTGCCCAAGAGCGTCTGGCAACAGCTTTGCAGAAACTGGAGGAGGCCGAGAAGGCAGCAGACGAGAGTGAGAG AGGCATGAAAGTCATTGAGAGTCGAGCCCAAAAGGATGAGGAGAAGATGGAAATTCAGGAGATCCAACTGAAAGAGGCCAAGCACATTGCTGAAGATGCTGACCGCAAGTATGAAGAG GTGGCCCGTAAACTGGTCATCATTGAGAGTGACCTGGAGCGTGCAGAGGAGCGGGCTGAGCTCTCAGAAGG CAAATGTGCCGAGCTTGAAGAAGAGCTGAAAACTGTGACGAACAACTTGAAGTCCCTGGAGGCTCAGGCCGAGAAG TACTCTCAGAAGGAAGACAAATATGAGGAAGAGATCAAGGTCCTTTCTGACAAGCTGAAGGAG GCTGAGACTCGAGCTGAGTTTGCGGAGAGGTCAGTAACTAAATTGGAGAAAAGCATTGATGACTTAGAAG
- the TPM1 gene encoding tropomyosin alpha-1 chain isoform X3, producing the protein MANSVSLSLSLPVFPSLCPAVPVLLVLCTHTPPLRDHAACCTPPSPSPTANSQLEDELLALQKKLKGTEDELDKYSEALKDAQEKLELAEKKATDAEADVASLNRRIQLVEEELDRAQERLATALQKLEEAEKAADESERGMKVIESRAQKDEEKMEIQEIQLKEAKHIAEDADRKYEEVARKLVIIESDLERAEERAELSEGQVRQLEEQLRIMDQTLKALMAAEDKYSQKEDKYEEEIKVLSDKLKEAETRAEFAERSVTKLEKSIDDLEDQLYQQLEQNRRLTNQLKLALNED; encoded by the exons ATGGctaactctgtctctctctctctctccctccctgtctttccctctctctgtcccgCTGTCCCTGTCCTTCTGGTTCTGTGCACCCACACCCCTCCCCTGCGGGATCACGCTGCCTGCTGCACCCCCCCCTCCCCGTCCCCCACGGCCAACTCCCAGCTGGAAGATGAGCTGTTGGCGCTGCAAAAGAAACTCAAGGGCACTGAAGATGAACTGGACAAATACTCCGAGGCTCTCAAAGATGCCCAGGAGAAGCTGGAGCTGGCAGAGAAAAAGGCCACCGAC GCTGAAGCTGATGTAGCTTCTCTGAACAGACGCATCCAGCTGGTTGAGGAAGAGTTGGATCGTGCCCAAGAGCGTCTGGCAACAGCTTTGCAGAAACTGGAGGAGGCCGAGAAGGCAGCAGACGAGAGTGAGAG AGGCATGAAAGTCATTGAGAGTCGAGCCCAAAAGGATGAGGAGAAGATGGAAATTCAGGAGATCCAACTGAAAGAGGCCAAGCACATTGCTGAAGATGCTGACCGCAAGTATGAAGAG GTGGCCCGTAAACTGGTCATCATTGAGAGTGACCTGGAGCGTGCAGAGGAGCGGGCTGAGCTCTCAGAAGG CCAAGTTCGACAGCTGGAAGAACAATTAAGAATAATGGATCAGACCTTGAAAGCATTAATGGCTGCAGAGGATAAG TACTCTCAGAAGGAAGACAAATATGAGGAAGAGATCAAGGTCCTTTCTGACAAGCTGAAGGAG GCTGAGACTCGAGCTGAGTTTGCGGAGAGGTCAGTAACTAAATTGGAGAAAAGCATTGATGACTTAGAAG
- the TPM1 gene encoding tropomyosin alpha-1 chain isoform X26 → MDAIKKKMQMLKLDKENALDRAEQAEADKKAAEDRSKQLEEDIAAKEKLLRVSEDERDRVLEELHKAEDSLLAANETAAKLEDELLALQKKLKGTEDELDKYSEALKDAQEKLELAEKKATDAEADVASLNRRIQLVEEELDRAQERLATALQKLEEAEKAADESERGMKVIESRAQKDEEKMEIQEIQLKEAKHIAEDADRKYEEVARKLVIIESDLERAEERAELSEGQVRQLEEQLRIMDQTLKALMAAEDKYSQKEDKYEEEIKVLSDKLKEAETRAEFAERSVTKLEKSIDDLEDELYAQKLKYKAISEELDHALNDMTSM, encoded by the exons ATGGACGCCATCAAGAAAAAGATGCAGATGCTGAAGCTCGACAAGGAGAATGCCTTGGATCGAGCGGAGCAGGCGGAGGCCGATAAGAAAGCGGCGGAGGACAGGAGCAAACAG ctagaGGAGGACATCGCGGCGAAGGAGAAGCTACTGCGGGTGTCGGAGGACGAGCGGGACCGGGTGCTGGAGGAGCTGCACAAGGCGGAGGACAGTCTCCTGGCCGCCAATGAGACCGCCGCCAAG CTGGAAGATGAGCTGTTGGCGCTGCAAAAGAAACTCAAGGGCACTGAAGATGAACTGGACAAATACTCCGAGGCTCTCAAAGATGCCCAGGAGAAGCTGGAGCTGGCAGAGAAAAAGGCCACCGAC GCTGAAGCTGATGTAGCTTCTCTGAACAGACGCATCCAGCTGGTTGAGGAAGAGTTGGATCGTGCCCAAGAGCGTCTGGCAACAGCTTTGCAGAAACTGGAGGAGGCCGAGAAGGCAGCAGACGAGAGTGAGAG AGGCATGAAAGTCATTGAGAGTCGAGCCCAAAAGGATGAGGAGAAGATGGAAATTCAGGAGATCCAACTGAAAGAGGCCAAGCACATTGCTGAAGATGCTGACCGCAAGTATGAAGAG GTGGCCCGTAAACTGGTCATCATTGAGAGTGACCTGGAGCGTGCAGAGGAGCGGGCTGAGCTCTCAGAAGG CCAAGTTCGACAGCTGGAAGAACAATTAAGAATAATGGATCAGACCTTGAAAGCATTAATGGCTGCAGAGGATAAG TACTCTCAGAAGGAAGACAAATATGAGGAAGAGATCAAGGTCCTTTCTGACAAGCTGAAGGAG GCTGAGACTCGAGCTGAGTTTGCGGAGAGGTCAGTAACTAAATTGGAGAAAAGCATTGATGACTTAGAAG
- the TPM1 gene encoding tropomyosin alpha-1 chain isoform X27, translating into MDAIKKKMQMLKLDKENALDRAEQAEADKKAAEDRSKQLEEDIAAKEKLLRVSEDERDRVLEELHKAEDSLLAANETAAKLEDELLALQKKLKGTEDELDKYSEALKDAQEKLELAEKKATDAEADVASLNRRIQLVEEELDRAQERLATALQKLEEAEKAADESERGMKVIESRAQKDEEKMEIQEIQLKEAKHIAEDADRKYEEVARKLVIIESDLERAEERAELSEGKCAELEEELKTVTNNLKSLEAQAEKYSQKEDKYEEEIKVLSDKLKEAETRAEFAERSVTKLEKSIDDLEDELYAQKLKYKAISEELDHALNDMTSM; encoded by the exons ATGGACGCCATCAAGAAAAAGATGCAGATGCTGAAGCTCGACAAGGAGAATGCCTTGGATCGAGCGGAGCAGGCGGAGGCCGATAAGAAAGCGGCGGAGGACAGGAGCAAACAG ctagaGGAGGACATCGCGGCGAAGGAGAAGCTACTGCGGGTGTCGGAGGACGAGCGGGACCGGGTGCTGGAGGAGCTGCACAAGGCGGAGGACAGTCTCCTGGCCGCCAATGAGACCGCCGCCAAG CTGGAAGATGAGCTGTTGGCGCTGCAAAAGAAACTCAAGGGCACTGAAGATGAACTGGACAAATACTCCGAGGCTCTCAAAGATGCCCAGGAGAAGCTGGAGCTGGCAGAGAAAAAGGCCACCGAC GCTGAAGCTGATGTAGCTTCTCTGAACAGACGCATCCAGCTGGTTGAGGAAGAGTTGGATCGTGCCCAAGAGCGTCTGGCAACAGCTTTGCAGAAACTGGAGGAGGCCGAGAAGGCAGCAGACGAGAGTGAGAG AGGCATGAAAGTCATTGAGAGTCGAGCCCAAAAGGATGAGGAGAAGATGGAAATTCAGGAGATCCAACTGAAAGAGGCCAAGCACATTGCTGAAGATGCTGACCGCAAGTATGAAGAG GTGGCCCGTAAACTGGTCATCATTGAGAGTGACCTGGAGCGTGCAGAGGAGCGGGCTGAGCTCTCAGAAGG CAAATGTGCCGAGCTTGAAGAAGAGCTGAAAACTGTGACGAACAACTTGAAGTCCCTGGAGGCTCAGGCCGAGAAG TACTCTCAGAAGGAAGACAAATATGAGGAAGAGATCAAGGTCCTTTCTGACAAGCTGAAGGAG GCTGAGACTCGAGCTGAGTTTGCGGAGAGGTCAGTAACTAAATTGGAGAAAAGCATTGATGACTTAGAAG
- the TPM1 gene encoding tropomyosin alpha-1 chain isoform X15, whose product MDAIKKKMQMLKLDKENALDRAEQAEADKKAAEDRSKQLEDELLALQKKLKGTEDELDKYSEALKDAQEKLELAEKKATDAEADVASLNRRIQLVEEELDRAQERLATALQKLEEAEKAADESERGMKVIESRAQKDEEKMEIQEIQLKEAKHIAEDADRKYEEVARKLVIIESDLERAEERAELSEGQVRQLEEQLRIMDQTLKALMAAEDKYSQKEDKYEEEIKVLSDKLKEAETRAEFAERSVTKLEKSIDDLEDQLYQQLEQNRRLTNQLKLALNED is encoded by the exons ATGGACGCCATCAAGAAAAAGATGCAGATGCTGAAGCTCGACAAGGAGAATGCCTTGGATCGAGCGGAGCAGGCGGAGGCCGATAAGAAAGCGGCGGAGGACAGGAGCAAACAG CTGGAAGATGAGCTGTTGGCGCTGCAAAAGAAACTCAAGGGCACTGAAGATGAACTGGACAAATACTCCGAGGCTCTCAAAGATGCCCAGGAGAAGCTGGAGCTGGCAGAGAAAAAGGCCACCGAC GCTGAAGCTGATGTAGCTTCTCTGAACAGACGCATCCAGCTGGTTGAGGAAGAGTTGGATCGTGCCCAAGAGCGTCTGGCAACAGCTTTGCAGAAACTGGAGGAGGCCGAGAAGGCAGCAGACGAGAGTGAGAG AGGCATGAAAGTCATTGAGAGTCGAGCCCAAAAGGATGAGGAGAAGATGGAAATTCAGGAGATCCAACTGAAAGAGGCCAAGCACATTGCTGAAGATGCTGACCGCAAGTATGAAGAG GTGGCCCGTAAACTGGTCATCATTGAGAGTGACCTGGAGCGTGCAGAGGAGCGGGCTGAGCTCTCAGAAGG CCAAGTTCGACAGCTGGAAGAACAATTAAGAATAATGGATCAGACCTTGAAAGCATTAATGGCTGCAGAGGATAAG TACTCTCAGAAGGAAGACAAATATGAGGAAGAGATCAAGGTCCTTTCTGACAAGCTGAAGGAG GCTGAGACTCGAGCTGAGTTTGCGGAGAGGTCAGTAACTAAATTGGAGAAAAGCATTGATGACTTAGAAG
- the TPM1 gene encoding tropomyosin alpha-1 chain isoform X9, whose protein sequence is MDAIKKKMQMLKLDKENALDRAEQAEADKKAAEDRSKQLEEDIAAKEKLLRVSEDERDRVLEELHKAEDSLLAANETAAKAEADVASLNRRIQLVEEELDRAQERLATALQKLEEAEKAADESERGMKVIESRAQKDEEKMEIQEIQLKEAKHIAEDADRKYEEVARKLVIIESDLERAEERAELSEGKCAELEEELKTVTNNLKSLEAQAEKYSQKEDKYEEEIKVLSDKLKEAETRAEFAERSVTKLEKSIDDLEEKVAHAKEENLSMHQMLDQTLLELNNM, encoded by the exons ATGGACGCCATCAAGAAAAAGATGCAGATGCTGAAGCTCGACAAGGAGAATGCCTTGGATCGAGCGGAGCAGGCGGAGGCCGATAAGAAAGCGGCGGAGGACAGGAGCAAACAG ctagaGGAGGACATCGCGGCGAAGGAGAAGCTACTGCGGGTGTCGGAGGACGAGCGGGACCGGGTGCTGGAGGAGCTGCACAAGGCGGAGGACAGTCTCCTGGCCGCCAATGAGACCGCCGCCAAG GCTGAAGCTGATGTAGCTTCTCTGAACAGACGCATCCAGCTGGTTGAGGAAGAGTTGGATCGTGCCCAAGAGCGTCTGGCAACAGCTTTGCAGAAACTGGAGGAGGCCGAGAAGGCAGCAGACGAGAGTGAGAG AGGCATGAAAGTCATTGAGAGTCGAGCCCAAAAGGATGAGGAGAAGATGGAAATTCAGGAGATCCAACTGAAAGAGGCCAAGCACATTGCTGAAGATGCTGACCGCAAGTATGAAGAG GTGGCCCGTAAACTGGTCATCATTGAGAGTGACCTGGAGCGTGCAGAGGAGCGGGCTGAGCTCTCAGAAGG CAAATGTGCCGAGCTTGAAGAAGAGCTGAAAACTGTGACGAACAACTTGAAGTCCCTGGAGGCTCAGGCCGAGAAG TACTCTCAGAAGGAAGACAAATATGAGGAAGAGATCAAGGTCCTTTCTGACAAGCTGAAGGAG GCTGAGACTCGAGCTGAGTTTGCGGAGAGGTCAGTAACTAAATTGGAGAAAAGCATTGATGACTTAGAAG